One genomic segment of Salinigranum rubrum includes these proteins:
- a CDS encoding substrate-binding domain-containing protein yields the protein MVDTEPHDSESGVSRRSFVKAAGASGVAVGLAGCVSTGGGDSSGGSGGNGGSGGSGGSTDTPISTEEPTEDVTIQWAADTRVANASDQIKQALSDAGLPDNITVEILAGSQVTDNRQSQYQQWLSSGREDPTLMMMDSGWTIPFIAREQLQNLSQSLPDEMVSQVEDNYFQASVNTAQGPNGDLYGVPLFPDFPTMQYRKDLLREAGYGDSDFETWATDSMSWAEFSQVTKQAMEANSDTEYGYTFQANVYEGLSCCDFNEFMTSWGGAYFGDPSQYLFGPIGDRPITVDEQPVIDSIRMVRKFINGADDPEALSSDDYAGNIAPEAVLQWTEEPSRKPFTSGDAIMHRNWPYSIVINGAEDAFGEDLGVMPIPYGVTADEAEYPMTGGPVAALGGWHMTMNPSSSSAKKQAAVSVLRAMMTESFKLDMFSIIGWIPPEPSLLDSEEASQVDIIGRYTQQLKVAGENAIPRPVTVVWPQQSGRISSQVNAAYAQEKTPQQAMSDLRDQLEQIENSA from the coding sequence ATGGTTGATACTGAGCCACACGACAGTGAATCGGGTGTGTCGCGTCGGAGCTTCGTCAAAGCAGCAGGGGCCTCCGGGGTCGCGGTCGGACTCGCGGGCTGTGTGAGCACCGGCGGCGGCGACAGTTCCGGTGGCTCCGGTGGGAACGGCGGTTCCGGCGGCAGTGGTGGGTCGACGGACACGCCGATCAGTACCGAGGAGCCGACCGAGGATGTCACGATTCAGTGGGCGGCGGACACGCGGGTCGCCAACGCGAGCGACCAGATCAAGCAGGCGCTCTCGGATGCCGGCCTGCCGGACAACATCACCGTCGAGATTCTCGCCGGGTCACAGGTCACCGACAACCGGCAGTCGCAGTACCAGCAGTGGCTGAGCTCGGGTCGTGAGGACCCCACCCTCATGATGATGGACAGCGGGTGGACCATCCCGTTCATCGCCCGCGAACAGCTGCAGAACCTGAGCCAGTCGCTTCCGGACGAGATGGTGAGCCAGGTCGAGGACAACTACTTCCAGGCGTCGGTCAACACCGCACAGGGACCGAACGGCGACCTCTACGGGGTGCCGCTGTTCCCGGACTTCCCGACGATGCAGTACCGCAAGGACCTGCTCCGCGAGGCCGGGTACGGCGACTCGGACTTCGAGACGTGGGCGACCGACTCGATGTCGTGGGCGGAGTTCTCGCAGGTCACGAAACAGGCGATGGAGGCCAACTCCGACACCGAGTACGGGTACACGTTCCAGGCGAACGTGTACGAGGGCCTGTCGTGCTGTGACTTCAACGAGTTCATGACCTCGTGGGGCGGCGCGTACTTCGGCGACCCCTCCCAGTACCTGTTCGGCCCCATCGGCGACCGGCCCATCACGGTCGACGAGCAGCCGGTCATCGACTCCATCCGGATGGTCCGCAAGTTCATCAACGGCGCGGACGACCCCGAGGCGCTGTCCAGCGACGACTACGCGGGCAACATCGCTCCCGAGGCCGTCCTGCAGTGGACCGAGGAGCCCTCGCGCAAGCCGTTCACGAGCGGGGACGCCATCATGCACCGCAACTGGCCGTACTCCATCGTCATCAACGGCGCGGAGGACGCCTTCGGCGAGGACCTCGGCGTCATGCCCATCCCGTACGGCGTCACCGCCGACGAGGCGGAGTACCCGATGACGGGTGGACCGGTCGCCGCGCTCGGCGGCTGGCACATGACGATGAACCCGAGCTCCTCGTCGGCGAAGAAGCAGGCCGCCGTCTCCGTGCTCCGCGCGATGATGACCGAGTCGTTCAAGCTCGACATGTTCAGCATCATCGGCTGGATTCCGCCGGAGCCGTCCCTGCTCGACTCCGAGGAGGCGTCGCAGGTCGACATCATCGGCCGCTACACCCAGCAGCTGAAGGTGGCCGGCGAGAACGCCATCCCGCGACCCGTCACCGTCGTCTGGCCGCAGCAGTCCGGCCGCATCTCGAGCCAGGTCAACGCGGCCTACGCGCAGGAGAAGACCCCGCAGCAGGCGATGTCCGACCTGAGAGACCAGCTCGAGCAGATCGAGAACAGCGCATAA
- a CDS encoding carbohydrate ABC transporter permease, producing the protein MENLSEAQYAYLLLIPALLLLLVIAIYPLASTFLMSLSADALTGSARLGEFVGFQNYVQLLTGQIDFKFPSPFLPGGGTGFIQSALGVTLVFTAVSVLFETIIGFGQAFVLDQDFRGRRWVRVAIIIPWAVPIVIQGMIFFLMFQPNIGFLIGTAENPTLLNQLGISTTPLRNTVDSLTLIIVADVWKTTAFMALLILAGMQSIDRSLYDVAKVAGASPWQQFKMITFPLILPTILVAMLFRTIAAMRVYGIIETMAGCSTVPSLSCLVVTTFNSRLYGTSATVAFVTAAIIAVVVSIYIFKFADAEGGAF; encoded by the coding sequence ATGGAGAACCTCTCCGAGGCGCAGTACGCGTATCTGCTCCTCATCCCGGCCCTCTTGCTCCTGCTCGTCATCGCCATCTATCCGTTGGCGTCGACGTTCCTCATGTCGCTGTCGGCGGACGCACTGACGGGCTCTGCCCGGCTTGGTGAGTTCGTCGGCTTCCAGAACTACGTACAACTACTCACTGGGCAGATCGACTTCAAGTTCCCCTCGCCGTTCCTCCCGGGTGGCGGAACCGGGTTCATCCAGAGCGCGCTCGGTGTCACCCTCGTGTTCACTGCGGTGAGCGTCCTGTTCGAGACCATCATCGGCTTCGGTCAGGCGTTCGTCCTCGACCAGGACTTCCGCGGGCGCCGATGGGTCCGCGTCGCCATCATCATCCCGTGGGCCGTCCCCATCGTCATCCAGGGGATGATCTTCTTCCTGATGTTTCAGCCGAACATCGGCTTCCTCATCGGAACCGCGGAGAACCCGACGCTCCTGAACCAACTCGGTATCAGCACGACCCCTCTGCGGAACACGGTCGACTCGCTGACGCTCATCATCGTCGCCGACGTCTGGAAGACGACGGCGTTCATGGCGCTTCTCATCCTCGCCGGGATGCAGAGCATCGACCGCTCGCTGTACGACGTGGCGAAGGTGGCAGGCGCCTCGCCGTGGCAGCAGTTCAAGATGATCACCTTCCCGCTCATCCTCCCGACCATCCTGGTTGCGATGCTGTTCCGCACCATCGCCGCGATGCGCGTGTACGGCATCATCGAGACGATGGCGGGCTGTTCGACCGTTCCGTCGCTGTCGTGTCTCGTCGTGACGACGTTCAACTCACGGCTGTACGGGACCTCTGCTACGGTCGCGTTCGTGACGGCGGCGATCATCGCCGTCGTGGTGTCCATCTACATCTTCAAGTTCGCCGACGCCGAGGGAGGTGCCTTCTGA
- a CDS encoding Gfo/Idh/MocA family protein, which translates to MTSETDGKVRIGIVGLGNIGTYHAEFLGEVERADIVAGLDIDADARDAFAAEFGVETYADRSDLFDQVDAVIVTTPNRFHEEYAVAALDAGVDVLLEKPLAHTLESAERIARAVRESDALCMVGFNNRFSNPVEVLKHDLRAGRFGDVTHVEANYVRRRGIPGRGSWFTSKDVAGGGALIDIGVHAIDLSLYFLDFPEVVEVSGTTRSEFGIHDEYAYLRQWGADHGAGGFDVEDSATAFIRCADGRTISLEVAWAANRADSDEFVIRGTEAGATLDRGSHDLTMYEASIGGANHFSTTDVETQEAVTHRQEQRAFVEAVQRGQVERNTVDQALAVQRVIDAIYRSAAEGRAIRLDD; encoded by the coding sequence ATGACCTCGGAAACGGACGGGAAAGTACGTATCGGCATCGTCGGCCTCGGCAACATCGGCACCTACCACGCGGAGTTCCTCGGAGAAGTCGAGCGGGCGGACATCGTCGCCGGCCTCGACATCGACGCCGACGCCCGCGACGCGTTCGCCGCGGAGTTCGGCGTCGAGACGTACGCCGACCGGTCCGACCTGTTCGACCAGGTGGACGCCGTCATCGTCACCACGCCGAACCGCTTCCACGAGGAGTACGCCGTCGCCGCGCTGGACGCCGGCGTCGACGTCCTCTTGGAGAAGCCGCTCGCGCACACGCTCGAAAGCGCGGAGCGCATCGCGCGTGCCGTCCGCGAGAGCGACGCGCTTTGCATGGTCGGGTTCAACAACCGCTTCTCGAACCCGGTCGAGGTGCTGAAACACGACCTCCGCGCGGGTCGATTCGGCGACGTCACCCACGTCGAGGCGAACTATGTCCGCCGTCGGGGCATCCCCGGTCGCGGGTCGTGGTTCACCTCGAAGGACGTCGCCGGCGGCGGCGCGCTCATCGACATCGGCGTCCACGCCATCGACCTCTCGCTTTACTTCCTCGACTTCCCCGAGGTCGTTGAGGTGTCGGGGACGACCCGGTCGGAGTTCGGTATTCACGACGAGTACGCGTACCTCCGACAGTGGGGCGCGGACCACGGCGCCGGCGGGTTCGACGTCGAGGACTCGGCGACGGCCTTCATCCGGTGTGCCGACGGCCGGACGATTTCGCTGGAGGTGGCGTGGGCCGCCAACCGAGCGGACTCCGACGAGTTCGTGATTCGGGGCACCGAGGCCGGCGCGACCCTCGACCGGGGCTCGCACGACCTCACGATGTACGAGGCGAGCATCGGCGGCGCGAACCACTTCTCGACCACGGACGTCGAGACCCAGGAGGCGGTCACCCACCGCCAGGAGCAGCGGGCGTTCGTCGAGGCGGTCCAGCGGGGTCAGGTCGAACGGAACACGGTCGACCAGGCGCTCGCGGTCCAGCGGGTCATCGACGCCATCTACCGCTCGGCGGCTGAGGGGCGCGCGATTCGGCTGGACGACTGA
- a CDS encoding ABC transporter ATP-binding protein: MGDVKLENVYKRYDDVTAVEDMNIHIRDGEFVCLVGPSGCGKSTTMEMVAGLTIPSEGEVYIGGREVTNLPPKDRGIAMVFQNIALFPHMDVYDNVSFGLRLRDFDKEEIDRRVERAAEIVQITSMLDRMPDEMSGGQRQRVAIARAIVRNPDVFLMDEPLANLDAKLRVHMRTELQRLHKELQTTIIYVTHDQAEAMTMSDRIAVIDSGNLQQIDPPLTCYNEPANMFVATFIGSPSMNMLDGRITENGWENDNVSVDFDPAQYGVTPGDEVALGIRPEDVYPVDKASNIESQTKVIRADTDVMEPMGDETFVYLLLSEEAEIDLEAGAGSGQLLMSVSPDTNIEEDESIEVVLDRSKVHLFDRESGESIQHGLDSMTSTGGATEAAESDD; the protein is encoded by the coding sequence ATGGGAGACGTCAAACTCGAGAACGTGTACAAGCGGTACGACGACGTAACGGCAGTCGAAGACATGAACATCCACATCCGGGACGGCGAGTTCGTCTGTCTCGTCGGTCCCTCCGGCTGTGGAAAGTCGACCACGATGGAGATGGTTGCCGGCCTCACCATCCCCTCGGAGGGGGAGGTGTACATCGGTGGACGCGAGGTGACGAACCTCCCACCGAAGGACCGCGGAATTGCGATGGTCTTCCAGAACATCGCGCTGTTCCCGCACATGGATGTGTACGACAACGTCTCGTTCGGTCTTCGCCTCAGAGACTTCGACAAGGAGGAGATCGACCGTCGCGTCGAGCGTGCCGCGGAAATCGTGCAGATCACCAGCATGCTCGACCGCATGCCGGACGAGATGTCCGGCGGGCAGCGTCAGCGCGTCGCCATCGCCCGCGCCATCGTCCGGAACCCCGACGTGTTCTTGATGGACGAGCCGCTGGCGAACCTCGACGCCAAGCTCCGCGTCCACATGCGGACGGAGCTGCAGCGCCTCCACAAGGAGCTGCAGACCACCATCATCTACGTGACGCACGACCAGGCGGAGGCGATGACGATGAGCGACCGAATCGCGGTCATCGACTCCGGCAACCTCCAGCAGATCGACCCGCCGCTCACCTGTTACAACGAGCCGGCCAACATGTTCGTCGCGACGTTCATCGGCTCGCCGTCGATGAACATGCTCGACGGGCGCATCACCGAGAACGGCTGGGAGAACGACAACGTCTCCGTGGACTTCGACCCGGCGCAGTACGGCGTCACACCCGGTGACGAAGTCGCCCTCGGGATCCGACCCGAGGACGTCTACCCCGTCGACAAGGCCAGCAACATCGAGAGCCAGACGAAGGTCATCCGTGCGGACACCGACGTGATGGAGCCGATGGGTGACGAGACGTTCGTCTACCTGCTGCTCTCGGAGGAGGCCGAAATCGACCTCGAAGCGGGTGCTGGCAGCGGCCAACTCCTCATGAGCGTCTCGCCCGACACGAACATCGAGGAGGACGAAAGCATCGAAGTCGTTCTCGACCGCTCGAAGGTCCACCTGTTCGACCGCGAATCCGGCGAGTCCATCCAGCACGGCCTCGATTCGATGACGAGCACCGGCGGGGCCACCGAAGCCGCCGAGAGCGACGACTGA
- the trmB gene encoding HTH-type sugar sensing transcriptional regulator TrmB yields the protein MVDDLRTTMERVGDRFNLGEYEIEAYLAVLEHGQLTASEIADRTDIPQPRVYDTVRSLSDRGLVELRESRPMKVVAVDPDDAFGSIQSSLDELVTELEARYTAPARDTEAVTLVKSRSTILRYVEEIIETAEYELVLSLTPDLLRRFRDDLAAQIDDGVSIDLLVTPASRAPDPTEFDYLDVATVARARRGITTPVLAVADGDYSIYATQDALRDDRDRYGVIFNRSALGFLVSGFFGTVLWTTAETLATDGKRRPFPRRYASIRRAVKDVRELEGPFYASVSGRDVETGETIVVEGRVETYTFEDTEEVASFVIETDDGPVDVGGLVAALESVEAQEILLGRDSVPDRSAFE from the coding sequence ATGGTAGACGACCTGCGGACGACGATGGAGCGCGTCGGCGACCGGTTCAACCTCGGGGAGTACGAGATCGAGGCGTACCTCGCGGTCCTCGAACACGGACAGTTGACGGCGAGCGAAATCGCCGACCGGACCGACATTCCCCAGCCCAGAGTGTACGACACGGTCCGCTCGCTCTCCGACCGGGGGCTCGTCGAACTCCGCGAGTCCCGTCCGATGAAGGTGGTCGCCGTCGACCCCGACGACGCCTTCGGGAGCATCCAGAGTTCGCTCGACGAACTGGTGACCGAACTCGAAGCGCGCTACACGGCGCCCGCCCGCGACACCGAGGCCGTCACGCTCGTGAAGTCCCGGTCGACCATCCTCCGCTACGTCGAGGAGATCATCGAGACCGCCGAGTACGAACTCGTCCTCTCGCTCACGCCCGACTTGCTTCGGCGGTTCCGCGACGACCTCGCGGCACAGATCGACGACGGCGTGAGCATCGACCTGCTCGTGACGCCCGCCTCGCGCGCGCCCGACCCGACGGAGTTCGACTACCTCGACGTCGCCACCGTCGCGCGCGCCCGCCGCGGCATCACGACGCCGGTTCTCGCCGTCGCCGACGGCGACTACTCCATCTACGCGACGCAGGACGCCCTCCGCGACGACCGCGACCGCTACGGCGTCATCTTCAACCGCTCGGCGCTGGGCTTCCTCGTGAGCGGCTTCTTCGGCACCGTGCTGTGGACGACGGCGGAGACGCTCGCCACGGACGGCAAACGCCGCCCGTTCCCCCGTCGCTACGCCTCGATTCGTCGCGCCGTCAAGGACGTCCGCGAACTCGAAGGCCCCTTCTACGCCTCCGTCTCGGGTCGCGACGTCGAAACCGGCGAGACCATCGTCGTCGAGGGCCGCGTCGAGACGTACACGTTCGAGGACACCGAGGAGGTCGCGTCGTTCGTCATCGAGACCGACGACGGCCCCGTCGACGTCGGCGGACTGGTCGCCGCGCTCGAATCGGTCGAGGCCCAGGAGATACTGCTCGGGAGGGACAGCGTCCCGGACCGGTCGGCGTTCGAGTGA
- a CDS encoding mechanosensitive ion channel family protein translates to MDPLAVVLQAVDEPTLADVLPEWVQFPGWRLIVVVIVLGLGAYVSKYVVRLLGRPIAHRFKRQSVAQTLLKSIRVLTILLAGAFGLNVVGIELGNIVLSVTVFSAVLGIVLAPILGSLINGLFLLADQPYEVGDMIELDTGQRGFIDEITLRYTKMFTLDNTFLVIPNSTIRDRDVINYSAEDERTRIQLSVLVTYESDIDKARRLLEDAGRRSDMVVEGGPDIRIGSARYPAAPRAYIDQYADHGISITLRYWAKKPYKLGTVRSEVLTNLGQSLAEDGDGVEMAYPHQHLVFDETSGVAQVELGNGTGRNGRGDGAHRRGDAVGRQSVSRPDRE, encoded by the coding sequence ATGGACCCCCTCGCCGTGGTGCTCCAGGCGGTGGACGAGCCGACGCTCGCGGACGTCCTGCCGGAGTGGGTGCAGTTTCCCGGGTGGCGGCTCATCGTCGTCGTCATCGTCCTCGGCCTCGGAGCGTACGTCTCGAAGTACGTCGTCCGCCTCCTCGGTCGGCCCATCGCCCACCGGTTCAAGCGGCAGAGCGTGGCCCAGACGCTCCTCAAATCCATCCGCGTGCTCACTATTCTGCTGGCGGGGGCGTTCGGGCTCAACGTCGTCGGCATCGAACTGGGCAACATCGTCCTCTCGGTGACGGTGTTCTCGGCCGTCCTGGGTATCGTCCTCGCGCCCATCCTCGGGAGCCTCATCAACGGGCTGTTCCTCCTCGCGGACCAGCCGTACGAGGTCGGTGACATGATCGAACTCGACACCGGTCAGCGCGGGTTCATCGACGAGATTACCCTCCGCTACACGAAGATGTTCACCCTCGACAACACCTTCCTCGTCATCCCGAACTCGACGATCAGGGACCGCGACGTCATCAACTACTCCGCGGAGGACGAGCGGACGCGGATCCAACTCAGCGTGCTCGTGACCTACGAGTCTGACATAGACAAGGCGCGCCGACTGCTCGAAGACGCCGGCCGCCGGAGCGACATGGTCGTCGAAGGGGGGCCGGACATCCGCATCGGGAGCGCCCGCTACCCCGCCGCGCCGCGGGCGTACATCGACCAGTACGCCGACCACGGCATCAGTATCACGCTGCGGTACTGGGCGAAGAAGCCGTACAAACTCGGGACCGTCCGGTCGGAGGTGCTGACGAACCTCGGTCAGAGCCTCGCCGAGGACGGCGACGGCGTCGAGATGGCCTACCCGCACCAGCACCTCGTGTTCGACGAGACGAGCGGCGTCGCACAGGTCGAACTGGGGAACGGCACCGGGCGGAACGGCCGGGGCGACGGCGCGCACCGACGCGGGGACGCCGTCGGTCGACAGTCCGTCTCGCGGCCGGACCGCGAGTGA
- a CDS encoding COG1361 family protein, with protein MGDRLWSTSVLPVITALVAAMVVVGGAPALAVSQAGQTGTAVSEDVDDSGSAFFEVEIGSPTDPVEAGDRLEVRPVITNTGEQSSRQLLRLRVGGKVVDTTTVRVDPGESKTVPILHEPTPDDVGELEVAVSSENDTDSTTVTVTAPPNDSGGAFFDAEITGTNAPLSPGPPLEVDVSVRNTGDAEGTQVVQFLFEGEAVDDVFFDPTLASGETATGGFSEATNNLPPGEYEVGVRTEDTVDTTTVVITEPSEAASFNVRPGSSADSVEAGDRFEVSSVVENTGKQSGTQQISLVVGGEVVNTTTVTLDPGEGDVVSLSYRPTSADVGEQEVVVRSANDTVETTVTVTAADEEPVYWQVDFGEGATPPTPPGYWPNDVMAALGNSEDGASQNPSLLRKRNDSQLGGVTIVDNEFQFDDQGNPTEVTVEFELEDGASERDLHLAVYTLPGPFDEEEIGQQELFESANGTYDGGDTGTLTVSIPQPDDVDTGAQSETATDEEESSAE; from the coding sequence GTGGGTGACCGTCTCTGGAGTACGTCGGTCCTCCCGGTCATCACCGCCCTCGTCGCGGCCATGGTGGTCGTCGGCGGGGCTCCAGCACTGGCCGTCTCACAGGCCGGCCAGACTGGAACCGCCGTCAGCGAGGACGTCGACGATTCGGGAAGTGCGTTCTTCGAAGTGGAAATCGGCAGCCCCACCGATCCGGTCGAAGCGGGCGACCGACTCGAAGTACGCCCCGTAATCACGAACACCGGCGAGCAGTCGAGCAGACAGCTACTCCGACTCCGCGTCGGGGGTAAGGTCGTCGATACGACGACGGTCAGGGTCGACCCCGGCGAGAGCAAGACGGTTCCGATTCTACATGAACCGACCCCGGACGACGTCGGCGAACTGGAAGTCGCGGTGAGCAGCGAGAACGACACGGACAGCACGACGGTGACGGTCACCGCCCCGCCGAACGACTCAGGGGGTGCGTTCTTCGACGCTGAGATCACTGGGACGAACGCGCCACTCAGTCCGGGACCGCCGCTCGAAGTGGACGTGAGCGTCCGAAACACCGGTGACGCCGAAGGCACGCAGGTCGTGCAGTTCCTGTTCGAGGGCGAGGCGGTCGACGACGTCTTCTTCGACCCGACACTGGCGAGCGGCGAGACTGCGACGGGCGGTTTCTCCGAGGCGACGAACAACCTCCCTCCCGGTGAGTACGAGGTGGGCGTCCGCACCGAGGACACCGTCGACACGACGACGGTCGTGATTACAGAACCCTCCGAAGCCGCCTCCTTCAACGTGCGACCCGGTTCTTCCGCCGATTCGGTCGAAGCGGGCGACCGGTTCGAGGTATCCTCTGTCGTCGAGAACACCGGCAAGCAGTCGGGCACACAGCAGATCTCTCTCGTCGTCGGCGGTGAGGTCGTGAACACGACGACGGTCACGCTCGACCCGGGCGAGGGTGATGTGGTGTCACTCTCGTACCGGCCCACCTCGGCCGACGTCGGTGAGCAGGAGGTCGTCGTGCGAAGCGCGAACGACACGGTCGAGACCACGGTGACGGTCACCGCCGCGGACGAGGAACCGGTCTACTGGCAGGTCGACTTCGGCGAGGGAGCGACGCCTCCGACCCCGCCGGGTTACTGGCCGAACGACGTGATGGCCGCGCTCGGAAACTCCGAAGACGGCGCCTCTCAGAACCCGTCCCTGCTCAGGAAACGAAACGACAGCCAACTCGGCGGAGTCACCATCGTCGACAACGAGTTCCAGTTCGACGACCAGGGCAACCCGACTGAGGTCACGGTCGAGTTCGAACTCGAAGACGGCGCGTCGGAACGTGACCTGCACCTCGCCGTCTACACGCTCCCCGGTCCGTTCGACGAGGAGGAAATCGGCCAGCAGGAACTGTTCGAGTCAGCCAACGGGACTTACGACGGGGGAGACACCGGCACGCTGACCGTCTCGATTCCGCAACCCGACGACGTCGACACTGGCGCACAGAGCGAAACCGCAACGGACGAAGAGGAGTCCAGCGCCGAGTGA
- a CDS encoding proteasome assembly chaperone family protein yields the protein MSADAPSAPDFSVTHADEPSSLLVVGFSAFGLAGLTAVDFLVDHLDLEQQGHVTAEGLPVITPFTDGRPRHPVRIYSRDDLDITVLVAELFVPTAVGGPFADAVLDWTEGSSVEEVVVLAGVPVPHGPDAHRTFYVATDDYRERRLAGEDVPPMGTGFLDGVNAALMVRGLDSPLGVCLYVTPVHAQAPDVDAAIRLVDTVGDVYDLGIDSSPLTSFAERVRQYYADLAARMDTQEADVPEDRMYM from the coding sequence ATGTCCGCCGACGCACCCTCCGCGCCCGACTTCTCCGTCACGCACGCCGACGAACCGAGCAGCCTCCTCGTCGTGGGGTTCTCGGCGTTCGGCCTCGCCGGCCTCACCGCCGTGGACTTCCTCGTCGACCACCTCGACCTCGAACAGCAGGGCCACGTCACCGCCGAGGGGCTCCCGGTCATCACCCCGTTCACCGACGGCCGCCCCCGTCACCCCGTGCGCATCTACTCGCGTGACGACCTCGATATCACCGTCCTCGTCGCGGAACTGTTCGTTCCGACCGCCGTGGGCGGGCCGTTCGCCGACGCCGTCCTCGACTGGACGGAGGGGAGCAGCGTCGAGGAGGTGGTGGTGCTCGCGGGCGTCCCCGTCCCGCACGGCCCCGACGCCCACCGGACGTTCTACGTCGCGACCGACGACTACCGCGAGCGTCGGCTGGCGGGGGAAGACGTCCCGCCCATGGGGACGGGCTTCCTCGACGGCGTCAACGCGGCGCTGATGGTGCGCGGCCTCGACTCGCCACTGGGAGTCTGCCTGTACGTCACACCCGTCCACGCGCAGGCGCCCGACGTCGACGCGGCCATCCGACTCGTCGACACCGTCGGGGACGTCTACGACCTCGGCATCGATTCGAGCCCGCTCACGTCGTTCGCCGAGCGGGTGCGCCAGTACTACGCGGACCTCGCCGCGCGGATGGACACACAGGAGGCGGACGTTCCCGAGGACCGGATGTACATGTGA
- a CDS encoding universal stress protein, producing the protein MTRVVVPVRYPLSEPSEATLREAVRIARESDADITVLHVDLYQDSRGVTRADLKRAAERAVGQIDRARYVVRRGFLVEETILEEVAAESADVVVIGTQQASRWRTMVKRFLDDPDIETFLEEKLDCQVVTVRAD; encoded by the coding sequence ATGACGCGCGTCGTGGTTCCCGTCAGGTACCCCCTGTCGGAGCCCTCCGAAGCGACACTGCGAGAGGCCGTTCGAATCGCCCGCGAGAGCGACGCCGACATCACCGTCCTCCACGTCGACCTCTACCAGGACTCCCGAGGGGTGACCCGCGCGGACCTCAAGCGGGCGGCCGAGCGCGCCGTCGGCCAGATCGACCGCGCCCGGTACGTCGTCCGTCGGGGCTTTCTCGTCGAGGAGACTATCCTCGAAGAGGTCGCCGCCGAGTCGGCCGACGTCGTCGTCATCGGCACCCAGCAGGCCTCCCGGTGGCGGACGATGGTCAAGCGCTTCCTCGACGACCCCGACATCGAGACCTTTCTCGAGGAGAAACTCGACTGCCAAGTCGTCACCGTCCGCGCCGACTAG
- a CDS encoding carbohydrate ABC transporter permease: MSGENPTQTEKMGKMEDAPIKRGPLATWVSKVIKNPQRAYRAMFYVLTIFFLVTTLFPFYWLLVLALTPNELISNMGLVPKGFNPAVFVTMFERVPFHLYMFNSFVLGITTTVIVLLLASLAGYVFGRLRFPGKNVLMLAILAISYFPPAAFLIPLFQLFTGNVALTFMIPGLPEITVSSPDTFNTPIPMVLPFSALFMPLSIFILTTFYGQIPDGLEDAARVEGTTRLGALFRVIIPLSAPGVATAGVLTFISVYNEFFFSFLMNNGEASSWAPIVAGILKYQGQFDTPFNLMAAASIVGVLPVAILVIIAQERIVSGLTAGALKE, from the coding sequence ATGTCTGGAGAGAACCCGACCCAGACGGAGAAGATGGGCAAGATGGAGGACGCACCGATCAAGCGCGGCCCACTCGCGACGTGGGTCAGCAAGGTCATCAAGAACCCACAGCGCGCGTACCGCGCGATGTTCTACGTTCTGACCATCTTCTTCCTCGTCACGACGCTGTTCCCGTTCTACTGGCTGCTCGTGTTGGCGCTCACGCCGAACGAGCTCATCTCGAACATGGGGCTCGTCCCGAAGGGGTTCAACCCCGCCGTGTTCGTCACGATGTTCGAGCGGGTGCCGTTCCACCTCTACATGTTCAACAGCTTCGTGCTCGGCATCACGACGACGGTCATCGTGTTACTCTTGGCGTCTCTGGCCGGCTACGTCTTCGGTCGGCTCCGCTTCCCCGGGAAGAACGTGCTGATGCTGGCCATCCTGGCCATCTCGTACTTCCCGCCGGCGGCGTTCCTCATCCCGCTGTTCCAGTTGTTCACCGGGAACGTGGCGTTGACGTTCATGATCCCGGGGCTCCCCGAGATCACGGTGTCCTCACCGGACACGTTCAACACGCCCATCCCGATGGTGTTGCCGTTCAGCGCGCTGTTCATGCCGCTGTCGATCTTCATCCTCACGACGTTCTACGGTCAGATTCCGGACGGGTTGGAGGACGCCGCGCGGGTGGAGGGCACCACGAGATTGGGTGCGCTGTTCCGCGTCATCATCCCGCTCTCGGCACCGGGCGTCGCGACGGCGGGCGTCCTGACGTTCATCAGCGTCTACAACGAGTTCTTCTTCTCGTTCCTGATGAACAACGGCGAGGCCTCCTCGTGGGCGCCCATCGTCGCTGGCATCCTGAAGTATCAGGGCCAGTTCGACACGCCGTTCAACCTCATGGCAGCAGCGAGCATCGTCGGGGTCCTGCCCGTGGCAATACTGGTCATCATCGCTCAGGAACGCATCGTGAGCGGGCTGACCGCCGGAGCACTCAAGGAGTAA